Proteins found in one Sorghum bicolor cultivar BTx623 chromosome 1, Sorghum_bicolor_NCBIv3, whole genome shotgun sequence genomic segment:
- the LOC8081502 gene encoding dof zinc finger protein DOF3.6 isoform X1 yields the protein MVFPSPSVPVYLDPHPPNWNNQQQQGQQPRASGGADAPLLPVGPAAATAAAPEPSGLPRSSSAASAAVAAHARPNSMAERARLARMPQPEPALKCPRCESTNTKFCYYNNYSLSQPRHFCKTCRRYWTRGGSLRNVPVGGGCRRNKRSSKSSSAAAAGSSSSSKTSSSGRLLGGPSATPSTTPGVTGAIITPGLSSFSHHHLPFLGSMHPPGPNLGLAFSAGLPLLGMQHLDTVDQFPVASGGGTTIGASLEQWRVQQQQQRQFPFMTGGILDLPQPPTYQLGLEANRGGGGGSAAAAFTLGQPTTTSATATTGRQEGSPKKMEDSKGQDMSLQRQYMAALRHGSGAHGGWDGNAAGGSGSDGGGTGSAGSTWPMNIIPGFHSSSTTGGNGGGSL from the exons ATGGTGTTCCCTTCACCTTCAGTGCCGGTCTACCTAGATCCACATCCACCTAATTGGAATAACCAG CAGCAGCAAGGTCAGCAGCCGAGGGCGAGCGGGGGAGCCGATGCACCGCTGCTGCCCGTGGGTCCGGCGGCTGCCACAGCCGCGGCTCCGGAGCCCAGTGGCTTGCCGAGAAGCTCATCGGCGGCCAGTGCCGCCGTGGCCGCGCACGCGAGGCCCAACTCGATGGCGGAGCGCGCGCGGCTGGCGCGGATGCCGCAGCCGGAGCCGGCGCTCAAGTGCCCGCGCTGCGAGTCCACCAACACCAAGTTCTGCTACTACAACAACTACTCCCTCTCCCAGCCCCGCCACTTCTGCAAGACGTGCCGCCGCTACTGGACGCGCGGCGGATCCCTCCGCAACGTCCCCGTCGGCGGAGGCTGCCGCCGCAACAAGCGTTCGTCCaagtcctcctccgccgccgccgccgggtcttcctcctcctccaagaCGTCCTCCTCGGGCAGGCTGCTCGGTGGTCCGTCAGCTACGCCGTCCACTACTCCGGGCGTAACCGGTGCGATCATCACTCCGGGTCTCAGCTCTTTCTCTCACCACCACTTGCCGTTCTTGGGCTCGATGCACCCGCCGGGGCCCAACCTAGGGTTAGCGTTCTCCGCCGGACTGCCGCTGCTCGGCATGCAGCACCTGGACACGGTGGATCAGTTCCCGGTGGCAAGCGGCGGCGGCACCACCATCGGTGCATCTCTGGAGCAGTGGAgagtgcagcagcagcagcagcggcagttCCCGTTCATGACTGGGGGAATACTGGACCTTCCACAGCCGCCGACGTACCAACTGGGTTTGGAAGCTaaccgaggaggcggcggcggctcagCTGCGGCGGCGTTCACTTTAGGGCAGCCCACGACGACCAGTGCTACTGCTACCACGGGAAGGCAGGAAGGGTCGCCAAAGAAGATGGAGGACAGTAAAGGACAAGACATGAGCTTACAGAGGCAGTACATGGCGGCTCTACGCCACGGATCAGGAGCACACGGTGGCTGGGATGGGAATGCTGCTGGTGGCAGTGGCAGCGACGGTGGTGGCACTGGCAGTGCCGGTTCAACTTGGCCGATGAACATTATTCCTGGATTCCATTCTTCGTCCACCACTGGTGGCAATGGCGGTGGCTCGTTGTAG
- the LOC8081502 gene encoding dof zinc finger protein DOF3.6 isoform X2: MVFPSPSVPVYLDPHPPNWNNQQQGQQPRASGGADAPLLPVGPAAATAAAPEPSGLPRSSSAASAAVAAHARPNSMAERARLARMPQPEPALKCPRCESTNTKFCYYNNYSLSQPRHFCKTCRRYWTRGGSLRNVPVGGGCRRNKRSSKSSSAAAAGSSSSSKTSSSGRLLGGPSATPSTTPGVTGAIITPGLSSFSHHHLPFLGSMHPPGPNLGLAFSAGLPLLGMQHLDTVDQFPVASGGGTTIGASLEQWRVQQQQQRQFPFMTGGILDLPQPPTYQLGLEANRGGGGGSAAAAFTLGQPTTTSATATTGRQEGSPKKMEDSKGQDMSLQRQYMAALRHGSGAHGGWDGNAAGGSGSDGGGTGSAGSTWPMNIIPGFHSSSTTGGNGGGSL; the protein is encoded by the exons ATGGTGTTCCCTTCACCTTCAGTGCCGGTCTACCTAGATCCACATCCACCTAATTGGAATAACCAG CAGCAAGGTCAGCAGCCGAGGGCGAGCGGGGGAGCCGATGCACCGCTGCTGCCCGTGGGTCCGGCGGCTGCCACAGCCGCGGCTCCGGAGCCCAGTGGCTTGCCGAGAAGCTCATCGGCGGCCAGTGCCGCCGTGGCCGCGCACGCGAGGCCCAACTCGATGGCGGAGCGCGCGCGGCTGGCGCGGATGCCGCAGCCGGAGCCGGCGCTCAAGTGCCCGCGCTGCGAGTCCACCAACACCAAGTTCTGCTACTACAACAACTACTCCCTCTCCCAGCCCCGCCACTTCTGCAAGACGTGCCGCCGCTACTGGACGCGCGGCGGATCCCTCCGCAACGTCCCCGTCGGCGGAGGCTGCCGCCGCAACAAGCGTTCGTCCaagtcctcctccgccgccgccgccgggtcttcctcctcctccaagaCGTCCTCCTCGGGCAGGCTGCTCGGTGGTCCGTCAGCTACGCCGTCCACTACTCCGGGCGTAACCGGTGCGATCATCACTCCGGGTCTCAGCTCTTTCTCTCACCACCACTTGCCGTTCTTGGGCTCGATGCACCCGCCGGGGCCCAACCTAGGGTTAGCGTTCTCCGCCGGACTGCCGCTGCTCGGCATGCAGCACCTGGACACGGTGGATCAGTTCCCGGTGGCAAGCGGCGGCGGCACCACCATCGGTGCATCTCTGGAGCAGTGGAgagtgcagcagcagcagcagcggcagttCCCGTTCATGACTGGGGGAATACTGGACCTTCCACAGCCGCCGACGTACCAACTGGGTTTGGAAGCTaaccgaggaggcggcggcggctcagCTGCGGCGGCGTTCACTTTAGGGCAGCCCACGACGACCAGTGCTACTGCTACCACGGGAAGGCAGGAAGGGTCGCCAAAGAAGATGGAGGACAGTAAAGGACAAGACATGAGCTTACAGAGGCAGTACATGGCGGCTCTACGCCACGGATCAGGAGCACACGGTGGCTGGGATGGGAATGCTGCTGGTGGCAGTGGCAGCGACGGTGGTGGCACTGGCAGTGCCGGTTCAACTTGGCCGATGAACATTATTCCTGGATTCCATTCTTCGTCCACCACTGGTGGCAATGGCGGTGGCTCGTTGTAG